From one Mycolicibacterium sp. HK-90 genomic stretch:
- a CDS encoding nuclear transport factor 2 family protein, whose amino-acid sequence MPNYLVNDPAAVAEVLAQYPRMKEAILTRDHAALVDLHDAEFLGTELPGDLITAEEHIQTTMNSRDLEMEYFDLQVKTFGDIALCWGKQSLKGTLDGNDPGTSPAVAGQVSDGVFWSMLVVWRRTGGRWRLLSYQVTPLSEEPPESGSEARFG is encoded by the coding sequence GTGCCCAACTATCTCGTCAATGACCCGGCAGCCGTTGCCGAGGTGCTCGCCCAGTACCCCAGGATGAAGGAAGCCATCCTCACCCGCGACCACGCGGCACTGGTGGATCTGCACGATGCCGAGTTTCTGGGCACCGAGCTTCCCGGGGACCTGATCACGGCCGAAGAGCACATCCAGACCACGATGAACTCACGAGACCTTGAGATGGAGTACTTCGATCTGCAGGTCAAGACATTCGGCGATATCGCACTCTGCTGGGGCAAACAATCGCTGAAGGGAACACTGGACGGCAATGACCCGGGCACCTCACCGGCGGTGGCCGGCCAGGTCAGCGACGGCGTGTTCTGGTCGATGCTGGTTGTCTGGCGACGCACCGGCGGGCGTTGGCGCCTGCTGTCCTACCAGGTGACACCGTTGTCCGAGGAGCCGCCGGAATCGGGTTCGGAAGCTAGATTTGGCTGA
- a CDS encoding dihydrodiol dehydrogenase — MRLSNEFADVVLEVVSTGNGERLQISSPRRGTTIRLDPVELEALTWQTTDTFTRMLEGSIGPCRPGIGVEEPDFVTSDDQARL; from the coding sequence ATGCGTCTCAGTAACGAATTCGCCGACGTCGTCCTTGAGGTCGTCAGCACCGGCAACGGAGAGCGCCTGCAGATCAGCTCACCCCGGCGCGGCACCACCATCCGCCTGGACCCGGTTGAGCTGGAGGCACTGACATGGCAGACCACCGATACCTTCACGCGGATGCTGGAGGGATCGATCGGCCCCTGCCGGCCCGGCATAGGGGTTGAGGAACCCGATTTCGTCACGTCCGACGATCAGGCGCGGCTATGA
- a CDS encoding 3-phenylpropionate/cinnamic acid dioxygenase subunit beta: MSIDAPVGLTRDVTADCARFLYLEAERLDHHEFDLWLSGLADDLEYLMPIRVTRGPEARNLEFSPTGFHMKDTIASMKMRVARLYTEHAYAEDPPSRTQRLITNVRVDPLGDDEYNVRSNFLCYRAQGDLADYDILVGERFDVLRDTADGWRLARRTVHLAHTTLLTANLGIFL; this comes from the coding sequence ATGAGCATCGATGCCCCAGTCGGCCTCACCCGCGATGTCACCGCCGACTGTGCCCGGTTTCTGTACCTGGAGGCCGAGCGGCTGGATCACCACGAGTTCGACCTGTGGCTCAGCGGCCTCGCCGACGATCTCGAGTACCTGATGCCGATCCGGGTGACCCGCGGGCCGGAGGCTCGCAACCTGGAGTTCTCCCCGACCGGATTCCACATGAAGGACACCATCGCGTCGATGAAGATGCGGGTGGCGCGGCTGTATACCGAGCACGCGTACGCCGAGGATCCGCCGTCGCGCACTCAGCGTCTCATCACCAATGTGCGAGTCGATCCATTAGGTGACGACGAGTACAACGTGCGCAGCAATTTCCTCTGCTACCGGGCACAGGGCGATCTGGCGGATTACGACATCCTGGTCGGTGAGCGTTTCGATGTGCTGCGCGACACCGCCGACGGTTGGCGCCTGGCCCGGCGCACAGTTCACCTGGCCCATACCACCTTGTTGACGGCGAACCTGGGGATCTTCTTGTGA
- a CDS encoding UbiD family decarboxylase yields the protein MRHYIDTLTEKLGADEVQTIKGANWDLEIGCITELSAEKEGPALLFDDIPGYPSGYRVFTNFMGTVSRCAVALGLPADTSAMDIIRAWKDLGKRIEPIPPVEVSEGAILENVLEGDDVDLEMFPTPRWHDGDGGRYIGTACMVITRDPDTGWVNVGTYRGCVQGKDRLSLWMLGNRHALAIAKKYWDRGSACPIAVVVGCDPILTTAAAIAAPSGVCEYDVAGGLRGVGVEVISAPGTGLPIPANAEIVFEGEMPPVEEESVHEGPFGEWTGYFTHAGDETVVRVQRILHRNSPIILGAPPMIPTVPAGDQAVPLYSASVTWDHLEASGVQNIKGVWAYARQLMMVISIEQTGAGDAMHALLAAAGRKRTGGVDRYFVVVDEDIDITDINHVLWALFTRVDPAESIHVLRTPTTAIDPRLSPAKREAGDMSMGIVLIDACKPFAWKDSYPRANRFDEPYRAQIRDRWKATLPL from the coding sequence TTGCGGCATTACATCGACACTCTGACCGAGAAACTCGGTGCCGATGAGGTGCAGACGATCAAGGGCGCCAACTGGGATCTCGAAATCGGTTGCATCACGGAGCTGTCGGCCGAGAAAGAGGGCCCGGCATTGCTTTTCGACGACATCCCCGGATATCCGTCGGGATACCGCGTGTTCACCAATTTCATGGGGACCGTGTCGCGCTGCGCCGTCGCCCTGGGTTTGCCCGCCGACACCTCCGCGATGGACATCATCCGCGCGTGGAAGGACCTCGGTAAGCGCATCGAACCCATTCCGCCCGTTGAGGTTTCCGAGGGCGCGATCCTGGAGAACGTACTCGAGGGCGACGACGTGGACCTGGAGATGTTCCCGACCCCACGGTGGCACGACGGAGACGGCGGGCGCTACATCGGAACCGCGTGCATGGTCATCACGCGTGACCCGGACACCGGCTGGGTCAACGTCGGCACGTACCGGGGGTGCGTGCAGGGCAAGGACCGGCTGTCGCTGTGGATGCTCGGAAACCGGCACGCGCTCGCGATCGCCAAGAAGTACTGGGATCGGGGCAGCGCGTGCCCGATCGCGGTGGTGGTCGGTTGCGATCCCATCCTGACCACAGCTGCCGCCATCGCGGCCCCGTCTGGAGTGTGCGAGTACGACGTCGCGGGCGGACTTCGGGGCGTCGGCGTCGAGGTCATCTCTGCGCCCGGCACCGGACTGCCGATCCCGGCCAACGCCGAGATCGTCTTCGAGGGCGAGATGCCGCCGGTGGAGGAAGAGTCGGTGCACGAAGGTCCGTTCGGGGAATGGACCGGCTACTTCACCCACGCCGGCGATGAGACGGTCGTGCGCGTGCAGCGGATCCTGCATCGGAATTCGCCGATCATCCTCGGCGCCCCGCCGATGATCCCCACCGTACCCGCCGGCGATCAGGCGGTGCCGCTGTACTCGGCATCGGTCACTTGGGACCACCTGGAGGCCTCCGGTGTGCAGAACATCAAGGGCGTCTGGGCATACGCGCGTCAGCTCATGATGGTGATCTCGATCGAGCAGACGGGTGCGGGTGACGCCATGCATGCGCTGCTCGCCGCCGCCGGCCGCAAGCGCACCGGGGGTGTGGACCGCTATTTCGTCGTGGTCGACGAGGACATCGACATCACCGACATCAACCATGTGTTGTGGGCGTTGTTCACCCGCGTCGACCCCGCCGAATCGATCCACGTCTTGCGCACGCCCACTACCGCGATCGACCCGCGGTTGTCGCCCGCCAAGCGTGAAGCCGGCGACATGTCGATGGGAATCGTCTTGATCGATGCGTGTAAGCCGTTCGCGTGGAAGGACTCGTACCCGCGGGCGAACCGGTTCGACGAGCCGTACCGGGCGCAGATCCGGGATCGGTGGAAGGCGACGCTGCCGCTCTGA
- a CDS encoding LysR family transcriptional regulator translates to MDIHQLQCFVAVAEEGTFTAAGSRLHLAQSGVSAHIKALEREVGQQLFERHPRAAKLTAAGEALLPHVRAAMDALASGRAAVDGLTGLLHGRVAIGTITSISPRSIDLPQLLASFHRRHPGVDLSLVEDAASMLTQRISDGRLDVAFTSLTDATTRGMQVRELHREAVIAILPPSSALAHRDEASLGELADHPLIALPEGSGLRWQLDRALERAGVRARIAFEASDPDVLVALVEQGLGVGLVPESALAQSDQLAGVPVPDLPPGRLGMIWRDRPTLNPAAQAFVEHATTVSARARRRRPR, encoded by the coding sequence ATGGACATCCACCAGTTGCAGTGCTTCGTCGCGGTCGCGGAGGAGGGCACCTTCACCGCCGCCGGGTCGCGCCTGCATCTCGCACAATCCGGTGTCAGCGCACACATCAAGGCGCTCGAACGCGAGGTCGGGCAGCAACTCTTCGAGCGACACCCGCGCGCGGCGAAGCTCACCGCTGCCGGCGAAGCCCTTCTACCCCACGTGCGCGCGGCGATGGATGCGCTCGCATCCGGACGCGCCGCCGTCGATGGCCTCACCGGCCTGCTGCATGGCCGGGTAGCCATCGGGACCATCACCTCCATCTCTCCCCGCAGCATCGACCTCCCCCAGCTGTTGGCCTCATTTCATCGCAGGCATCCCGGGGTCGACCTGTCGCTGGTCGAGGATGCTGCCTCGATGCTCACACAGCGCATCTCCGACGGCAGATTGGATGTGGCGTTCACGAGCCTCACCGATGCCACGACGCGCGGCATGCAGGTTCGTGAACTGCACCGAGAGGCGGTGATCGCCATACTGCCACCATCATCCGCGCTGGCCCATCGTGACGAGGCGTCGCTCGGCGAGTTGGCCGATCATCCATTGATCGCGCTGCCCGAGGGCTCCGGGCTGCGTTGGCAACTCGACCGGGCCCTCGAGCGCGCGGGGGTGCGTGCGCGGATCGCCTTCGAGGCCAGTGACCCAGATGTTTTGGTGGCGCTCGTCGAGCAGGGGCTCGGCGTCGGATTGGTCCCCGAATCAGCTCTGGCCCAAAGTGATCAGCTGGCCGGTGTGCCGGTGCCCGATCTGCCGCCCGGCCGGCTCGGGATGATCTGGCGCGATCGTCCCACCCTCAATCCCGCCGCGCAGGCCTTCGTCGAGCATGCCACGACCGTGTCGGCACGTGCGCGGCGCCGCCGGCCTAGGTGA
- the hcaB gene encoding 3-(cis-5,6-dihydroxycyclohexa-1,3-dien-1-yl)propanoate dehydrogenase: MTDGWLTDKTVLVTGGGTGIGRAVVDRFVAEGARVSVLDRDGDAVADLRARQNVWATEGDVRRYGDHQRCVAETVREFGGVDVLVTVAGIFDYFASLESLPDDTLDAAFSEMFDVNVKGTLLAVKAALPELKKAQGNVVLTISNAGYLPGGGGPLYTGSKFAVRGLLAQLSFELAPEIRVNAVAPGGTVTALRGLDATATGQQRLADMPDLATLIRRTNPLQVASEPADHSWAYVYLACKERTKSVTGCVINSDGGLHSRGLVPLGGELIS; the protein is encoded by the coding sequence ATGACGGATGGATGGCTGACGGACAAGACGGTGTTGGTCACGGGGGGCGGCACCGGAATCGGGAGGGCGGTCGTAGACCGGTTCGTGGCCGAAGGCGCACGGGTTTCGGTGCTCGACCGGGACGGCGACGCGGTCGCCGATCTGCGTGCGCGGCAGAACGTGTGGGCCACCGAGGGGGATGTGAGACGGTACGGCGATCACCAACGGTGTGTCGCAGAGACCGTACGCGAGTTCGGCGGCGTCGATGTGCTCGTCACGGTCGCCGGCATCTTCGACTATTTCGCATCGCTCGAGAGCCTGCCGGACGACACCCTCGACGCGGCATTCAGCGAGATGTTCGACGTGAACGTCAAGGGAACACTGCTTGCGGTGAAAGCCGCGCTGCCCGAACTCAAGAAGGCGCAGGGCAATGTTGTCCTCACCATCTCGAACGCCGGCTATCTGCCAGGGGGCGGCGGCCCGCTCTACACCGGTTCGAAGTTCGCCGTACGCGGACTGCTGGCGCAGCTGTCCTTCGAGCTCGCACCGGAGATCCGGGTCAACGCGGTGGCACCGGGCGGCACCGTCACCGCGCTGCGCGGCCTTGACGCGACAGCTACCGGACAACAGCGGCTGGCCGACATGCCGGACCTGGCGACGTTGATCCGCCGCACCAACCCGCTGCAGGTCGCGTCCGAACCCGCCGACCATTCCTGGGCATACGTGTACCTCGCCTGCAAGGAACGCACGAAGTCGGTCACCGGCTGTGTGATCAACTCCGACGGCGGCCTGCACAGCCGCGGGCTGGTTCCCCTTGGCGGGGAACTGATTTCCTGA
- a CDS encoding 4-hydroxyphenylacetate 3-hydroxylase family protein, which yields MAARTGKEYISGLRDGREVWIGGQRVSDVTEFEPFAGAVQSVAGLYDLQHDHAGDCLFAHPETGELTNISHLIPRSREDIARRGKALAHAARYSVGLLGRSPDYVNVSLAGHAGRSDIWSRNGNEEGAANLVRFQADLARDDLALTHAIIRPTVDKALGDLAAADGQMALHKVADTAEGIVVRGAMVLSTLAPFSDEVAVYPGQPLPKDAHKYAIAFSTPIASPGLKLLCRDAFSTDMAHFDAPFSGRFDEQDAFLIFDDVEIPRSRVFIDGNTEVWNAAMMNGWTANIMQQTTIRAEAKLRFAYELVSRFCKSINASDPRTKELLGELWTYAEMTRAMLVAAEAGAREWGNGIWFCDERPFRALRPTLPQWFPRVNEIIKLLGSHNLLATPSEAAFDNPELRPLLDKYLQGANRFDAKERVRLFRAAWDFAGTALGGRNELYERFYLGSAARSYQLDHDVAQFEMSESLVDPLLRIADTAEKDEQAPSFV from the coding sequence ATGGCGGCACGAACCGGCAAGGAATACATCTCGGGGTTGCGTGACGGGCGCGAAGTGTGGATCGGCGGCCAACGGGTGTCCGACGTAACGGAATTCGAACCGTTCGCCGGCGCGGTGCAATCGGTGGCCGGACTCTACGACCTGCAGCACGACCACGCCGGTGACTGTCTGTTCGCGCATCCGGAAACCGGTGAGCTCACCAACATCAGCCACCTGATCCCGCGCTCGCGCGAGGACATCGCCCGCCGCGGGAAAGCGTTGGCGCACGCGGCTCGGTATTCAGTCGGATTGCTCGGGCGGTCGCCCGACTACGTCAACGTCTCCCTCGCCGGCCATGCCGGGCGGTCCGACATCTGGTCACGCAATGGAAACGAAGAGGGTGCAGCGAATCTCGTACGATTCCAGGCCGATCTGGCGCGTGACGACCTGGCGCTGACGCATGCGATCATCCGGCCGACCGTCGACAAGGCCTTGGGGGACCTCGCGGCGGCCGACGGCCAGATGGCACTGCACAAGGTTGCCGACACCGCGGAAGGCATCGTGGTGCGCGGCGCGATGGTGCTCAGCACACTTGCACCGTTCTCCGACGAAGTCGCGGTCTACCCAGGTCAGCCGCTGCCCAAAGACGCACACAAGTACGCGATCGCGTTCTCCACCCCCATTGCCTCCCCTGGTCTCAAACTCCTCTGCCGGGACGCGTTCTCGACTGACATGGCCCATTTCGACGCGCCCTTCTCGGGACGCTTCGACGAGCAGGACGCCTTCCTGATCTTCGACGATGTCGAGATCCCGCGCAGCCGCGTGTTCATCGACGGGAACACCGAAGTGTGGAACGCGGCCATGATGAACGGCTGGACCGCCAACATCATGCAGCAGACCACGATTCGCGCCGAGGCCAAGCTGCGATTCGCCTACGAGCTGGTCAGCAGGTTCTGCAAGTCGATCAACGCGTCGGACCCGCGTACCAAGGAGTTGCTCGGCGAACTGTGGACGTACGCGGAGATGACGCGCGCGATGCTGGTGGCCGCCGAGGCCGGCGCCCGGGAGTGGGGCAACGGCATCTGGTTCTGCGATGAGCGCCCGTTCCGGGCGTTGCGTCCGACGTTGCCACAGTGGTTCCCGCGAGTGAATGAGATCATCAAGCTCCTCGGCTCCCACAATCTGCTCGCTACCCCGTCGGAAGCCGCATTCGACAATCCGGAACTGCGCCCGCTACTCGACAAGTATCTGCAGGGCGCCAACCGGTTCGACGCCAAGGAGCGTGTCCGGTTGTTCCGGGCCGCCTGGGACTTCGCCGGGACCGCACTGGGCGGGCGCAACGAACTGTACGAACGGTTCTACCTCGGTTCGGCCGCACGGTCTTATCAACTCGACCACGATGTCGCGCAGTTCGAGATGTCGGAGTCACTGGTCGACCCCCTGCTGCGAATCGCCGATACCGCCGAAAAAGACGAGCAGGCACCATCCTTCGTGTAG
- a CDS encoding Rieske 2Fe-2S domain-containing protein, whose protein sequence is MARIFARCWCFVAHESEIPEPGDYVLRYIGQDQFIVVRDEDGLIHVLFNKCTHRGSTVCRVEKGNSSHFRCPYHSWVFKNTGEWSGAPYRKKAYKKLDAGSWGLAAAPHVDSVHGLVFAALDPDAPTLDEYLGDMRWYLDVLLGLNESGMTTIGEPHRWRVPANWKSGAENFMADAYHVPSLHRSAEDVGMFPRIETGGAGPQGVSRHVYFEHGHGMIVNNGFLPPPWHTSGYPPEVAETFQLERLTPLQRQFVENHSATTFLIFPNFGLVRVPAAPHPDAPPMVFTHLRQWQPVGPDGIVNWNWTLGWKSAPAGLNEDAYVAGLSMHGPAGILEQDDTVVWGGAPQAGKSVFARKCGMRFNFQLGLDGMSDYAEDTDWQYPGIATTTALGEAPQRAFYRRWLREMTPAAEELTEKGARS, encoded by the coding sequence ATGGCACGTATTTTCGCCCGCTGCTGGTGCTTCGTCGCGCACGAGTCGGAGATTCCCGAACCGGGCGACTATGTACTCCGCTACATCGGGCAGGACCAGTTCATCGTCGTCCGGGATGAAGACGGGTTGATCCACGTCCTGTTCAACAAGTGCACGCACCGCGGTAGCACGGTGTGCCGCGTCGAGAAGGGCAACAGCTCCCATTTCCGATGCCCCTATCACTCATGGGTTTTCAAGAATACGGGCGAATGGAGTGGGGCGCCCTACCGGAAGAAGGCATACAAGAAGCTCGATGCCGGCAGCTGGGGGCTCGCCGCGGCACCGCACGTGGATTCGGTGCACGGTCTGGTATTCGCCGCACTCGATCCCGACGCTCCCACGCTCGACGAGTACCTCGGCGACATGCGTTGGTACCTCGACGTCCTGCTCGGCCTGAACGAATCGGGTATGACGACCATCGGCGAACCGCACCGCTGGCGGGTACCGGCCAACTGGAAATCGGGCGCGGAGAACTTCATGGCGGACGCCTACCACGTGCCCTCACTACACCGCTCTGCCGAGGACGTCGGCATGTTCCCCCGGATCGAGACCGGTGGCGCCGGCCCGCAGGGCGTGTCCCGGCACGTGTACTTCGAACACGGCCACGGCATGATCGTCAACAACGGCTTCCTTCCCCCGCCGTGGCACACCTCGGGATACCCGCCGGAGGTCGCCGAGACCTTCCAGCTGGAGCGGTTGACGCCCTTGCAGCGCCAGTTCGTCGAAAACCACTCGGCCACAACGTTCCTCATCTTCCCGAATTTCGGTCTGGTCCGCGTGCCCGCGGCTCCGCATCCCGACGCACCGCCGATGGTGTTCACCCATCTACGACAGTGGCAGCCGGTCGGGCCCGATGGCATCGTCAACTGGAACTGGACCCTCGGTTGGAAGTCCGCACCCGCCGGGCTGAACGAGGATGCCTATGTCGCCGGTCTGAGCATGCACGGCCCAGCCGGGATTCTCGAGCAGGACGACACGGTGGTGTGGGGCGGCGCACCGCAAGCCGGCAAATCGGTGTTCGCGCGGAAATGCGGCATGCGCTTCAATTTTCAGCTCGGTCTCGACGGCATGAGCGATTATGCCGAGGACACGGACTGGCAATATCCCGGTATTGCCACGACCACCGCTCTCGGTGAGGCACCGCAGCGGGCCTTCTACCGCCGCTGGCTTCGCGAGATGACGCCTGCTGCAGAAGAACTGACCGAGAAGGGAGCGCGCTCATGA
- a CDS encoding non-oxidative hydroxyarylic acid decarboxylases subunit B, with amino-acid sequence MAEMPMRIIVGISGASGAPFAVRLLETLREMPDVETHLVMSTWGKSNIEVETDRTVSEIVALADVTYKLGEQGAAISSGSFRTAGMIIVPCSMRTLSAIRYGMADNLICRAADVVLKEGRQLVLVPRETPLNTIHLENMLALSRMGARVVPPMPAFYNHPRTIGDIIDHVVVRILDQFGLDAPQAKRWRGLSAARRDRPAHAGHDLT; translated from the coding sequence ATGGCCGAAATGCCGATGCGAATCATCGTGGGCATCAGCGGTGCCAGCGGCGCACCGTTCGCGGTGCGGTTGTTGGAGACGCTACGCGAGATGCCCGATGTGGAAACCCATTTGGTGATGAGTACCTGGGGAAAGTCGAACATCGAGGTGGAGACCGACCGCACGGTGTCCGAGATCGTTGCCTTGGCCGATGTCACCTACAAGCTCGGTGAGCAGGGTGCCGCGATCTCATCCGGTTCGTTTCGCACCGCCGGGATGATCATCGTGCCGTGCAGCATGAGAACGTTGTCCGCCATCCGCTATGGGATGGCGGACAACCTCATCTGCCGGGCCGCGGACGTGGTGCTCAAGGAGGGGCGGCAGCTGGTGCTGGTGCCGCGGGAGACCCCGCTGAACACCATCCACCTGGAAAACATGCTCGCGTTGAGCAGGATGGGCGCGCGGGTGGTGCCGCCGATGCCGGCCTTCTACAACCATCCGCGAACAATCGGCGACATCATCGATCACGTCGTGGTGCGCATTCTCGATCAGTTCGGGCTGGATGCCCCACAGGCGAAAAGGTGGCGCGGACTGAGTGCGGCGCGCCGGGACCGGCCGGCCCATGCCGGCCACGACCTCACCTAG